The window TCCTTTGCGCATCGAAGTCCCCCGTGCCGAATCAACTTGGCACCAGGGAATCAGAACTCGCTAATTAGGTACAGACCCTAGCATTACAGTTGCATTTTTGATTTGAAGTGAGCGCGTTGGGCGTTAGCTTGGTGAGCTCTGCGCCAGCAAGACCATGCGATGATGTGTGCGGGTTGAATACGGTTTCGAGCGAGTCTGATGGCAATGCGGCGGATTTCCTGGATTGACCAACGGATCAGTGGCGCCGTGGCTGTGTTTTGGCTTTTGCCGGGGGGCGCCGTTTTGTTTTTTTGGGCGGTGGCGGGTTAGCGCGATGTCGGATCGCAGCCATCATGGCGAAGGCGAGCATCACCAGGGACACGTGACGGTGCCAGCCATGCCAGGATCTGCTCTCGTTGTGATCGAGCCCGAACTCGTTTTTCGCGGTTTCAAAGCTGTCCTCGATCGCCCATCGATGGCCTTCGACCGCGACCAGCGTTTCAATGGCTGTTCCCGCTGGGCACCAGGTGGTGAAGAAGGCGAGGTCATCATCGGCGATGCGACGACGGATCAGTAGACCGCGTGTCCACAAACCGTCATTTGCACTGTTGAACTGCTCGGCCTCGAGATCGGCCAATTCGAGATAACACCAATCGTGCAGCCGCGGTCCTTTGGTTCCGGCTCCCGCCGACAGGCGCTTCCAGTCGGATTGGTGCCGCGTCCGGGCGAGGTCTGCAGCCGTACCGGCGACCGGCGGTCGCTTGCCCCAGGATCGAAACACATGAGCGCTGCTGACCCCAAGCACGTAGCCTTTGCCTGCCCGACGTAGTTGCTGTTCGATGTCGCCAACGCCGTAGACTGTATCGCCGGCAACCCACCTGAATGGTACAGACGCGGCTATCGCGCGTGCGATCATTCTCGTCGCAAGCTTTGGTTTGGTCGCAAAGCCGACATCGGCAGGCACATATGCGGCTTCCAGACGATCCGGATCGTCGGTCCATTCCTTCGGAAGATACAGCGCGCGGTCGATGAACGCATGACCATGACGCGAAACGTAGGTAGCGAAGACTCCGATCTGGCAGTTCGTAATCTTGCCTGCCGAACCAGTGTATTGCCGCGCCACTCCGCATGACGCTTTGCCCTGTTTGAGAAAACCGGTCTCATCGATCACCAGCACCGCATCGTCATCCGCCAAATGCTCGATGACATAGTCGTGCACGATATCGCGCAGGGCATCAGCGTCCCAGTCTCCACGACCCAGAATCGCCTGCTGCCGCCATGGGCCGGGATCGCCAGCCGCCTCCGCGCGCATCCAACCGGTCTTGCGTTGCTCATCTCCGAGCAGACCTTCCAGGAATAGACCTGCATTCGTCGCAACACGCTCTTGCGTGAACAACGGACGTATCCGTTGCTTGATCTCTCGAAGCGACGCCGCCCACAACGCAAGCGTCTCCTCAACCAACGCGGCCCTCGCCCACGACATTCGAATCATGGTTGCCCATGGATTCAGAAGCCCGTAACAAAAGCAACTGTAATGCTAGCCACATAGGAGAAGCCGCGCGATTTTGGCTGGCGATATCCAGTTGCGAGACTAAGCAGATCTTAGCTTTATCTCGTTCGGAGGACATATTCGATGCGATTGTAGAACCTCGATGAAGACGATGACACCGATCTGGACCTCGGCGTGACATTTGATGTTCGCGATGATGAAGGAGACGATTTCGAGGTATGGACGAAGCTCTCTTGGAGCATTGTCGAAGTGGTCGGCTTTGTGGCTCCTTGATGCGGCGATATGGGCAACCAGGAAGGCCGAAATGTTTAGGCCGTCTATCAGGCCAACTTCGCCGGGTTCTCCTTCGGCTTTCGGCCGGGGTGGAATCCCGGGCGAGCCAGACCAGGTTAGCGCTGCGGCTCGGCGTCATCGTGGCTCGAATGCGGTGCCGACCCATCAGTCGCTCGATCCGCGTCAGCCCATCATCATGAATAACATATCATGAGAACATTTAAGATCGGCGGACGCCGGGCCCGCGACTGCCATGGAGCGGCCGGCCTCGCCCCGAAAGACCTTTCAATTTGCAGGATTTCTGCATTCTCGGCCCGATCTTCGCGATCTTTAGGCATCAGCCTGCCTTAGATTACTTCGAGCGCAGTTGGGCGACGATAATCAAGGAAACCACCCCAAGCTCTAAACAGAGGAAGCGTGGAAGTATGTCGAGGGCGGCGCACATGCCGGGACGAAGCTAATGGTGGGCTTCCTCATCCGGCGGGTATTACAAACGATTCCTGTTCTGTTTATCGTCACCGGTCTGATCTTCGGCATGCTATGGATGATTCCTGGCGATCCGGCCCGTGCTTTCGTTGGCCCCGGCGAGGTGCTGGACGAGCAACAACTCGACGTTATTCGTAAGGAACACAGTTTCGATCGCCCCGTCGTTGTTCAATACGCGCTCTGGCTTGGCAAGATCGTGAAAGGTGATCTCGGCCGCTCGGTGCAGACCAACCGTCGTGTGGCCGGCGAGCTGGCGGAGAGGGCCCAGGTCACTCTCGGTCTCGGGCTGATGGGCGTACTGCTCGCCGTTGTACTCTCGCTTCCGGCGGGCATCGCTTCGGCGATCTATCGCGGGCGATTCGCCGATTACCTTGCCACGATACTCTCCGTTGGCGCCGTCGCGATCCCTGGCTTCTGGCTCGGAATCGTCATGATCCTGTTGTTCGGCGTGGAGCTACGGTGGCTTCCGGTGCAAGGCTACGTGCCGTTCAGCGACAGTCTCCGCGGATGGCTCGCCCACATCGTCCTGCCGGCAATAGCGCTCGCGGTCACTAGTTGCGCGCTCCTCATGCGCCAGACGCGTTCCGCCATGCTCGAGGTCCTGGCTCAGGATTACGTCAGGACGGCGCGCGCTAAGGGTATGCCGAATTCCATCGTGATCTGGGTTCATTCCTTGCGCAACGCGCTGCTCCCTGTTGTTACACTGTTGGGTCTGCAAGTCGGGCAAATCTTTGCTGGCGCGGTGGTCATTGAAACGCTTTTCGGCATCCCCGGCTTGGGCAGCTTTCTCGTACAGGCGATTTTTCAGCGCGATTTTGCGGTCGTGCAGGCCGCGGTTCTGTTGATCGCACTGGGCGTTCTGACTGCCAACCTCATCACAGACGTCGTATGTGCATGGCTGGATCCGAGGATCAGATATGGCATCTGATGCGATTGCCGGATCGGTGCGTTCGCCGTTGATCACAGTGCTCACGAAAAGCCCGCAACTCGTAATGCTTCGTAAGCTGGTCCGCATTCCCAGAGCCGTCTTTGGCATTGTGGTGCTCGTTGCCGTGCTGATTTGCGCGATTTTCGCCGAACATATTGCGCGACTCGATCCCGAGGACATGGACTTCGGCAACCTCCTGAGCGGGATGACGGTCGCGCACTGGCTCGGATCAGACCAACTCGGACGCGATACATTCTCGCGGCTGGTCTATGGGAGCCAAGTTGCGCTGTCGGTCAGCGTCGGCGCGATCGGTCTTGGGGTCCTGATTGGCGTGCCGCTCGGGCTCGTCTCAGTCTATTTCCGTGGCTGGGTCGACGATCTCCTGATGCGGGCAATGGACGCGCTGACGGTGTTTCCGAGCCTTCTCATCGCAGTAGCATTGGCGGCGACGCTTGGCAGCTCGTTGACCACGGTCATTCTCGCTATCGGCATCGCCAACGTGCCGTGGATCGCCCGTGTCGTTCGGAGCCAGGGTTTGTCAGTGCGAGAGCAGGATTACGTGGCGGCGGCCATCGCTGGCGGCATGAGCAATTTCGGCGTGATTGTAAAACATATCTTTCCGAATACGCTTGCTCCGATCATCGTACAAGCGACGCTCGGTATGGGCTACGCAGTTCTGGCGGAAGCGGGGCTTGGCTTCATCGGTGTCGGCGTGCAGCCGCCGACCCCAACGTGGGGCAACATGCTCCAGCAGGCGTTTCCACTCCTGGAGCGCCAACCGTTGATGTCGATTGTGCCAGGGCTGGCGATCTTTTTGCTCGTATTGGCCTTCAACTTCATCGGCGACGCGCTTCGCGACATCCTAGATCCTCGGCTGAGGGGCGTCGTTCACTAGGGACTTGGAAAGAATGCAATCAAAAAATCAAAGCGCCTTAGCAGGCATGACAGTGATCGAAATCGGCAGCGGAGCAGCGAGCGCATATTGCGGTCGGCTGCTTGCAGATGCAGGAGCATCGGTGACGGCCGTCAGGATGATTGGCGATGCGCCTACGATCGCGCGTGAACGGACCGACCCAGAACTTGCTTTTTCCGCCTACTTGTCTGCCAACAAGTCGATGTCCGATGCTGCATTGGAGTTGGAATCAATTCAACGTCTGTGCCGAGATGCCGACCTCGCGTTAATCGGTGAAGACTCCAAATTCCGCGCGTGCGACGTCAACCCTAAGAGGGGAGCCATCGATCTAACCTGGTTCGGCCGTAAGGGACCCTATAAGGGGTGGGAGGGAAGCGATCTTGTCATTCAGGCTCTGACCGCGATGCCTCATCTCGCGGGACCGGTGGAGGGACCGCCTCTGCATGCAGGCGACCGTCACGCGACGATGATCGGCGGAGTCACCGCCTATATCGCGGCGCTCGCCGCAATGCTCGCGAAGCCGGCCCGAGTTACCCGGAGTTTCGAGCTCAGCATCCTTGAGGCAAACCTCGTGGTCAGCGAAATGCATATGTATTACGTTGAACAAGACGGTGCGCCGATAAAGCGACAGGGCATCAATCGCTTCTCGCCCATTGGTCCGGTTGGGATCTACCCCTGCAAGGACGGCTGGGTTGGGATCACTGCGACGACGCCAGATCAATGGAAATCGCTCTGCGTCGTCCTGGGGATGGAAAAGGAAGGGGCCGACGAAAAGCTCGCGACACGACAGTTGCGGTTTGAGCGGCTCGATGAAGTCGAACAGGCCATGATTCGTGCCCTCAGCGCGGGAAGAGCTGAGCATTGGGCCGAACGTGGCCGCCGCTATCGGGTGCCGATCGTGATGGTGCCCGACGCCGCAGGAATTTTGAGCCATCCAATCTTTGCGGCGCGGGAGTCGCTTGCAATGCTGTCCACGCGGAGTGGCCAGCTCAAGGTGCCTCGCACCCCCTTCAGTCTCAGCAAGACGCCGACGCATACAATACTCAACGCAGTTGACGGCAAGCTAATTGCTCAATTGGGGGGGACTGCTCAAAAGCCGCAAGGTGGAGCACTCCAGGATGACTTGCCGTTGTCGGGCCTCACGGTTGCGGACTTTACAATGGGGTGGGCCGGACCGATGGCGAGCCGGTTGCTTGCCGACTTGGGCGCGGAGGTTCTGAAAATCGAGGCGGGACGCTATCCCGATTGGTGGCGCGGCGTGAACTGGACGCCGGAATATATCGCGGCGAAGCAATATGAGGCGACCAAGCATTACTGCGGACTTAACCGCGGCAAGCGCGGTATCACCCTCGACCTCACGAAACCTGCGGGCAAGAAGCTCGCGCTCGCACTTGTCGCCAAGGCGGACGCTGTCATCGAGAACCAGGCTGCCGGAGTAATGGATAAGCTGGGCCTCGGGTACACCGATCTCGTCACGGTGAACGCCAACATCGTCATGACCTCAATGTCCGGGTTTGGAACCGGCAACGCCTGGTCAAGCACGCGTGCATACGGTTCGACGTTGGAACAGGGGTCAGGGCTTCCCCATTTCATGGGCAGTCCGGGGACACCACCGACGATGGCCCATATGGCCTACGGTGATCCGGTAGGCGGGCTCTATGGCTGTGCGTCGCTTCTTACGGCGGTTTTTCACAAGCGCCGCACCGGCGAGGGGCAATACGTCAATATCAGCATGGTGGAATCCATGCTGCAGTTCGCGACGCCGGCGCTGCTGCAATATCAACTCGATCCTGCCGCTCCATTGCGACGGCGGAACCGGCATTCGCTCTTTGCGCCGCACGGCATCTATCCATGCGCAGGGGAGGACCGCTGGCTCGCCGTCGCTGTCGAGAGCACAGAGATGTTCACAAGCCTCGCACGCGTAGTCGGACGCAGCGATTGGATTGGCGAGGCCGCATTCGACTCGGCTGCTTCACGAAGGCAACGCCATGATGACATCGATGCTGCTATCGTAGCTTGGACGAAAAAGCAGGAGCCACATCAAGCGGCAGCTATACTCCAACAGGCTGGTATTGCGGCGGCGCCCGTCCTGCACACTGAGGAGATTGTTCAAAACCCGCACCTCATCGCGACAGGCTTTTTTATCGACCTCATTCGCGACATATCTGGACCACAGCGCCAAGCAGGCATCGCTATCATGCAAGACGGCGGGCGTCTCGGTGCCCGCACCGCAGCACCGCTCCTTGGCGAGCACAGCTGGATGATCCTTGAAAAGCATCTCGGGCTCGAGCGCGCCGCCTATGAAGAGCTAGTGGATGATGGCGTAATCACCTTCGCTCCAACGTCTCTTCGACGCATGCTCTCGCAACCAAAATCAGAGATCGCGGCTCTTGAAACTAACGCCGAGCCGCACATCGGCGTAAACCTAGTTTAGGTCTGACAACAATGGCGAAAATCGAAATCAAAAGCGAGCTTGCAGGCATCGTTCAATCGCTCCCGGCGGTCGGACAGACCGTCGCTGTCGAAGACGAGCTTGTGCTCCTGGAGTCCATGAAGATGGAGATTCCGATCGTGTCGAGGTGGGCCGGAGTGGTCACCGCAGTGTGCGTTGAGCGCGGCGCAACGGTTGCCGAGAGCGATGTACTTGTCGTCATTGAGACCCGATAGTCCCCGGTTTTGGGACAATGAAGAGAGGGAGAACAAGAGTGACAGAATGTCGTTATTTTCGATCCGGACTACGTCTCGTAGCAATGATGCTCGGTCTACTCGCCGCCGCGCCGCTGGCCGCGCAGGAGAAACCGCAATACGGCGGACATTTGCGAGTCGGCTACGGTTACGAGCCAACGTCGCTCGATCCGGTCCTCGGGCGCTCGGGGGGCGACCACTATTTCTTCCGTCAAATCTTCGATCAACTCGTCGACGCCGACCAGGCGGGTGTCCCGGATGCATCGTCGTCGCTCGCGACCGCGTGGGACATTTCCGAGAACCCGGACGCGATCACCTTCACATTGCGTGAGGGCGTCACATTTCACGACGGCACGCCCTTTAATGCTGATGCGGTGAAGAAGAACATCGAGCGCATTCTCGATCCGGCGACCAAGGCGACGCCGCGAAGCAACATGGCCATCATCAGCTCCGTCGATGTCCTCGGCGACCACAAGATCAAGTTCAACCTGCGCGGTCCATGGGCGTCGGGGCTCGGGCTGCTGGCGGACCGCGGCGGCGCGATGAGCTCGCCGACCGCACTCACAAAGCTGCTACAGGATTACGGCTGGAATCCTTCAGGCACCGGGCCGTTCAAGATCAAGGAGGTCGTCACCGGCAGCTACGTGCGGATGGTCCGCAACGAAAACTACTGGGGCAAGGACAAGGCAGGCAACAAACTGCCTTACCTGGACGAGATCACCATCGAAATCATCAAGGACGAAACCGTCCTCGCTTCGGCGCTCAAGACGGGCCAGATTGATATCGCCTATCTCCCGAACCGCGAGGTCGACGCGTTTCTTGCGGACAAGAATTTCAAGGTCGAGAAGATCGAAGGTCAAAACTTGGCCTCTCTCCTGGTGTTCAATCCGGAGATCGCGCCGATGAACGACATCAACCTGCGCCTCGCGGTGGCGCATGCGATCAACCCGGCGGATATCAACAAGGCAGTCTTCCTCGACAAAGCCATCGTCGCCGATTCCGGCATGTGGCCTGTCAAGACCTGGGTCTATCAACCGAGTCCGGCGCTCGCGTCGTATGATCTGAAGAAGGCGAAGGCGGCCTTGGCAGCCGCCGGCAAGCCAAATGGCTTCGAACTCACTATCCTCACCTACCCAGATTCGTTGACGCAGCAGACGGCTGAGATCCTGCGTGCCCAGCTCGGGCGGATCGGCATCAAGGCGAATATTGAGGTACTGGCAGTCGGACCGGCCACGGAGAAATTCTTTTCGGCCAAGGCATCGCCTCTGTACCTGACATCGTGGAGCCGCAGTCCGGAGCCGGACGAAATCGCGTCTAGGAGCTTTAAGAGCGGTAGCTACTACAATCCGAGCAAGCAGGCGAATGCCGAGTTGGATGCGCTGATCCAGCAAGGCATATCGACCTATGATCAGGCCAAGCGCAAAGAAATTTACGCCAAGATCAACGAAATCGTGCTTGGCCAAGTGCTGTGGCATCCGATGCTCTATGGAACGGCATACGTCGCTGCTCCTAAGAAAGTTCAAAACCTGAAATCGCTGGTGACCTGGGATGGAAAGATGAGCCTGAAGAACATCTGGATCAAGCAGTGAGAGAGCCGGAGGCGGCTGGCGGCACGCGAGCCGCCTCCTCAACGGGTGAGCTTTCGTGAATATGAAATCGTCAGAATGGCGAGAGGCTCAGGATCGGCACGCGATCCTTGAAGTTCGCAACCTGTCGACCGGAATTGCGTCTCCTGGAGCCTTCGTCAAGGCCGTAAACGGAATGTCGCTTTCCGTTCGCAA of the Bradyrhizobium sp. WSM1417 genome contains:
- a CDS encoding IS701 family transposase, whose amino-acid sequence is MIRMSWARAALVEETLALWAASLREIKQRIRPLFTQERVATNAGLFLEGLLGDEQRKTGWMRAEAAGDPGPWRQQAILGRGDWDADALRDIVHDYVIEHLADDDAVLVIDETGFLKQGKASCGVARQYTGSAGKITNCQIGVFATYVSRHGHAFIDRALYLPKEWTDDPDRLEAAYVPADVGFATKPKLATRMIARAIAASVPFRWVAGDTVYGVGDIEQQLRRAGKGYVLGVSSAHVFRSWGKRPPVAGTAADLARTRHQSDWKRLSAGAGTKGPRLHDWCYLELADLEAEQFNSANDGLWTRGLLIRRRIADDDLAFFTTWCPAGTAIETLVAVEGHRWAIEDSFETAKNEFGLDHNESRSWHGWHRHVSLVMLAFAMMAAIRHRANPPPPKKTKRRPPAKAKTQPRRH
- a CDS encoding ABC transporter permease gives rise to the protein MVGFLIRRVLQTIPVLFIVTGLIFGMLWMIPGDPARAFVGPGEVLDEQQLDVIRKEHSFDRPVVVQYALWLGKIVKGDLGRSVQTNRRVAGELAERAQVTLGLGLMGVLLAVVLSLPAGIASAIYRGRFADYLATILSVGAVAIPGFWLGIVMILLFGVELRWLPVQGYVPFSDSLRGWLAHIVLPAIALAVTSCALLMRQTRSAMLEVLAQDYVRTARAKGMPNSIVIWVHSLRNALLPVVTLLGLQVGQIFAGAVVIETLFGIPGLGSFLVQAIFQRDFAVVQAAVLLIALGVLTANLITDVVCAWLDPRIRYGI
- a CDS encoding ABC transporter permease codes for the protein MASDAIAGSVRSPLITVLTKSPQLVMLRKLVRIPRAVFGIVVLVAVLICAIFAEHIARLDPEDMDFGNLLSGMTVAHWLGSDQLGRDTFSRLVYGSQVALSVSVGAIGLGVLIGVPLGLVSVYFRGWVDDLLMRAMDALTVFPSLLIAVALAATLGSSLTTVILAIGIANVPWIARVVRSQGLSVREQDYVAAAIAGGMSNFGVIVKHIFPNTLAPIIVQATLGMGYAVLAEAGLGFIGVGVQPPTPTWGNMLQQAFPLLERQPLMSIVPGLAIFLLVLAFNFIGDALRDILDPRLRGVVH
- a CDS encoding CoA transferase, which translates into the protein MQSKNQSALAGMTVIEIGSGAASAYCGRLLADAGASVTAVRMIGDAPTIARERTDPELAFSAYLSANKSMSDAALELESIQRLCRDADLALIGEDSKFRACDVNPKRGAIDLTWFGRKGPYKGWEGSDLVIQALTAMPHLAGPVEGPPLHAGDRHATMIGGVTAYIAALAAMLAKPARVTRSFELSILEANLVVSEMHMYYVEQDGAPIKRQGINRFSPIGPVGIYPCKDGWVGITATTPDQWKSLCVVLGMEKEGADEKLATRQLRFERLDEVEQAMIRALSAGRAEHWAERGRRYRVPIVMVPDAAGILSHPIFAARESLAMLSTRSGQLKVPRTPFSLSKTPTHTILNAVDGKLIAQLGGTAQKPQGGALQDDLPLSGLTVADFTMGWAGPMASRLLADLGAEVLKIEAGRYPDWWRGVNWTPEYIAAKQYEATKHYCGLNRGKRGITLDLTKPAGKKLALALVAKADAVIENQAAGVMDKLGLGYTDLVTVNANIVMTSMSGFGTGNAWSSTRAYGSTLEQGSGLPHFMGSPGTPPTMAHMAYGDPVGGLYGCASLLTAVFHKRRTGEGQYVNISMVESMLQFATPALLQYQLDPAAPLRRRNRHSLFAPHGIYPCAGEDRWLAVAVESTEMFTSLARVVGRSDWIGEAAFDSAASRRQRHDDIDAAIVAWTKKQEPHQAAAILQQAGIAAAPVLHTEEIVQNPHLIATGFFIDLIRDISGPQRQAGIAIMQDGGRLGARTAAPLLGEHSWMILEKHLGLERAAYEELVDDGVITFAPTSLRRMLSQPKSEIAALETNAEPHIGVNLV
- a CDS encoding acetyl-CoA carboxylase biotin carboxyl carrier protein subunit, which codes for MAKIEIKSELAGIVQSLPAVGQTVAVEDELVLLESMKMEIPIVSRWAGVVTAVCVERGATVAESDVLVVIETR
- a CDS encoding ABC transporter substrate-binding protein, with product MLGLLAAAPLAAQEKPQYGGHLRVGYGYEPTSLDPVLGRSGGDHYFFRQIFDQLVDADQAGVPDASSSLATAWDISENPDAITFTLREGVTFHDGTPFNADAVKKNIERILDPATKATPRSNMAIISSVDVLGDHKIKFNLRGPWASGLGLLADRGGAMSSPTALTKLLQDYGWNPSGTGPFKIKEVVTGSYVRMVRNENYWGKDKAGNKLPYLDEITIEIIKDETVLASALKTGQIDIAYLPNREVDAFLADKNFKVEKIEGQNLASLLVFNPEIAPMNDINLRLAVAHAINPADINKAVFLDKAIVADSGMWPVKTWVYQPSPALASYDLKKAKAALAAAGKPNGFELTILTYPDSLTQQTAEILRAQLGRIGIKANIEVLAVGPATEKFFSAKASPLYLTSWSRSPEPDEIASRSFKSGSYYNPSKQANAELDALIQQGISTYDQAKRKEIYAKINEIVLGQVLWHPMLYGTAYVAAPKKVQNLKSLVTWDGKMSLKNIWIKQ